One region of Oryzomonas sagensis genomic DNA includes:
- a CDS encoding DUF1847 domain-containing protein, producing the protein MAKKKNVLTCGDCATVNCNSRTSVFPAFCLTEAEDKQEIEEVSRIYREDPLVSKISNAAAEVEGTYYGRLTRVEEVAAFARRIKAKKVGIATCVGLINETKNFIKFLDAQGIQSYTVACKVGSVDKTELGIPEEHKINKGQHESACNPVLQARILAREKTDLNIIVGLCVGHDSMFIKYSKAPVTYLVVKDRVLAHNPVGALYTSHSYYKRLADKRDL; encoded by the coding sequence ATGGCCAAGAAAAAGAACGTACTGACCTGTGGCGACTGCGCCACCGTCAACTGCAACTCGCGGACCTCCGTTTTTCCCGCCTTCTGCCTGACCGAGGCCGAGGACAAACAGGAGATCGAGGAGGTCAGCCGCATCTACCGCGAAGATCCGCTGGTGTCGAAGATCTCCAACGCCGCCGCAGAGGTCGAAGGGACCTATTACGGCAGGTTGACCCGCGTGGAGGAGGTGGCCGCCTTTGCCCGCCGCATCAAGGCAAAGAAGGTCGGCATCGCCACCTGCGTCGGCCTGATCAACGAGACCAAAAACTTCATCAAGTTCCTCGATGCCCAGGGGATACAGAGCTATACCGTGGCCTGCAAGGTCGGTTCGGTGGATAAGACCGAACTGGGCATCCCGGAAGAGCACAAGATCAACAAGGGCCAGCACGAATCGGCCTGCAACCCGGTGCTCCAGGCCCGCATCCTGGCCAGGGAAAAGACCGATCTGAACATAATCGTCGGCCTGTGCGTCGGCCACGATTCCATGTTCATCAAATACTCCAAAGCGCCGGTCACCTACCTTGTGGTCAAGGACCGCGTGTTGGCCCACAACCCGGTCGGCGCGCTGTACACCAGCCACTCGTACTACAAACGGCTGGCCGACAAACGGGATCTGTGA
- a CDS encoding NifB/NifX family molybdenum-iron cluster-binding protein encodes MDVKIAVASSDGTTINEHFGRARAFRIYRLHDEGHEFLELRKNTPACGGQQHDDDVLDRAAQLIADCRGVVAAQVGPGAIDALIGHRILAFTMGGLIDEALETLRASKRFTYIK; translated from the coding sequence ATGGATGTAAAGATCGCCGTGGCAAGCAGCGACGGGACGACGATAAACGAGCATTTCGGCAGGGCGCGGGCCTTCCGCATCTACCGGCTGCACGACGAAGGGCATGAATTTCTGGAACTGCGGAAAAATACCCCGGCCTGCGGGGGGCAGCAGCATGACGACGATGTTCTGGACCGGGCCGCGCAACTCATTGCCGACTGCCGAGGGGTGGTTGCCGCCCAGGTCGGCCCCGGCGCCATCGACGCCCTCATCGGTCACCGGATTCTGGCCTTCACCATGGGCGGCCTCATCGACGAGGCCCTGGAAACATTGCGGGCGTCGAAGCGTTTCACCTACATCAAATAA
- a CDS encoding ABC transporter ATP-binding protein: MIEAVAITKTFPTSSGQGRTADKTVLQSVSLTIADGAFVSLVGPTGCGKSTFLEILAGLQAPSHGEVRIDGTRVLEPLPATQAGMKAYRKKHRFLSPIANSLFRNKPRHDIAMIFQDYAVFPWMTARQNVQFVLGLRGVPRGEREKLARHYLAMVSLEEAADSYPSHLSGGMRQRLALARAFSAEPRIILMDEPFAAVDALTREKLQDDLVRLWETSGITIVLATHDVGEAVCLSDEVYIFSPAPGAIRGRVAIDVPRPRRHRTVAIETLKEQVLSHFWGQ, translated from the coding sequence GTGCTGCAGTCGGTGTCGCTCACCATCGCAGACGGCGCCTTTGTGTCCCTGGTCGGTCCGACCGGCTGCGGCAAGTCCACCTTTTTGGAGATCCTGGCCGGGCTTCAGGCGCCGTCCCACGGTGAAGTGCGTATCGACGGCACACGGGTATTGGAGCCGCTCCCCGCAACCCAGGCCGGGATGAAGGCGTACCGGAAAAAGCACCGCTTCCTCTCCCCCATCGCCAACAGCCTCTTCCGCAACAAGCCCCGGCACGACATCGCCATGATCTTCCAGGACTACGCCGTCTTCCCCTGGATGACCGCCCGTCAGAACGTGCAGTTCGTCCTCGGGCTGCGCGGCGTCCCCCGGGGCGAGCGCGAAAAACTGGCCCGCCACTATCTGGCCATGGTCAGTCTTGAGGAGGCCGCCGACAGCTACCCGTCCCACCTGTCGGGCGGCATGCGCCAGCGGCTGGCCCTGGCGCGGGCCTTTTCCGCGGAACCCCGGATCATCCTGATGGATGAGCCCTTTGCAGCCGTTGACGCCCTGACCCGGGAAAAACTCCAGGACGATCTGGTGCGCCTCTGGGAGACCAGCGGCATAACCATTGTCCTGGCGACTCACGACGTGGGCGAAGCGGTCTGCCTGTCCGACGAGGTCTACATCTTCTCCCCGGCGCCCGGAGCGATCCGTGGCCGGGTCGCCATCGACGTCCCTCGGCCGCGCCGGCATCGGACCGTTGCCATTGAGACGCTTAAAGAGCAGGTACTGTCCCACTTTTGGGGCCAGTAA
- the nifH gene encoding nitrogenase iron protein, with product MAKKPKQIAIYGKGGIGKSTTTSNITAALSVAGYKVMQVGCDPKNDSTVTLRGGNYIPTILDTLREKKSAKAGEVIFSGFNGVHCVEAGGPAPGVGCAGRGIITAIELLKQQRVFEELDLDYVIYDVLGDVVCGGFAVPIREGIAEHVFTVSSSDFMAIYAANNLFTGIKKYSNNGGALLGGVIANSVNAPYAKHIIDDFVARTNTQVMEYVPRSITVTQAELQGKTTIEAFPDSEQAQVYKKLADRIANHTESKVPEPLSAEALRKWAADWSDQILAVEAGEVRSNGASI from the coding sequence ATGGCAAAAAAACCGAAACAGATAGCGATCTACGGCAAGGGAGGCATCGGTAAATCCACCACCACCTCCAATATCACCGCCGCCCTGTCGGTGGCAGGCTACAAGGTCATGCAGGTCGGCTGCGACCCCAAGAACGACTCCACCGTCACCCTGCGGGGGGGGAACTACATCCCCACGATCCTGGATACCCTGCGGGAAAAGAAGAGCGCCAAGGCCGGCGAAGTGATCTTCTCCGGTTTCAACGGCGTCCACTGCGTGGAGGCCGGCGGACCCGCGCCGGGGGTCGGCTGCGCCGGCCGCGGCATCATCACCGCCATCGAGCTGCTCAAACAGCAACGGGTCTTCGAGGAACTGGACCTGGATTACGTGATCTACGACGTCCTGGGGGACGTGGTCTGCGGCGGCTTTGCCGTGCCGATCCGGGAGGGGATCGCCGAGCATGTCTTCACGGTGTCGTCGTCGGACTTCATGGCCATTTACGCCGCCAACAACCTGTTCACCGGCATCAAGAAGTACTCCAACAACGGCGGGGCGCTCCTGGGCGGGGTGATCGCCAACTCCGTCAATGCACCCTACGCCAAGCATATCATCGACGACTTCGTGGCCCGCACCAACACCCAGGTGATGGAGTATGTGCCCCGTTCGATCACCGTCACCCAGGCCGAGTTGCAGGGCAAGACCACCATCGAGGCCTTCCCCGATTCCGAGCAGGCCCAGGTCTATAAGAAGCTTGCGGACAGGATCGCCAACCACACTGAATCCAAGGTGCCGGAGCCGCTGAGCGCGGAGGCGCTGCGCAAGTGGGCCGCCGACTGGTCCGATCAGATCCTGGCCGTTGAAGCCGGGGAGGTGCGCAGCAACGGGGCAAGCATCTAA
- a CDS encoding ABC transporter ATP-binding protein, which translates to MYEVTLSNVNYSYGDQRVLQDITFTAEPGDFVCLLGPSGCGKSTLLRLLAGLSFPSSGGITLDGKQISGPGLDRGVVFQDYSLFPWMTAGQNIVLALEQAFPGKKKEEYRETAAGYLEMVGLPDAYDKLPGLLSGGMRQRAAIARAFAINAPVLLMDEPFGALDAITRARLQDLLLQLWQQRQDERKTVFFVTHDVEEAILLANRIVVLGVNPGTIKGVFEVDLPRPRIRQELYHNQTFQALRDRLVTVLYENILSELDAGQIVASQGDGI; encoded by the coding sequence ATGTACGAAGTGACATTGTCCAACGTTAATTATTCCTACGGTGACCAACGGGTCCTGCAGGACATCACCTTTACCGCCGAACCGGGGGATTTCGTCTGCCTGCTGGGGCCGTCCGGCTGCGGCAAGAGTACGCTCCTGCGGCTTCTGGCAGGGCTTTCCTTTCCCTCGTCGGGGGGCATCACCCTGGACGGGAAGCAGATCAGCGGTCCCGGCCTGGACCGGGGGGTGGTCTTCCAGGATTACTCCCTGTTTCCCTGGATGACCGCCGGGCAGAACATCGTCCTGGCCCTGGAACAGGCCTTCCCCGGGAAGAAGAAGGAGGAGTACCGTGAGACGGCGGCCGGCTACCTGGAGATGGTCGGCCTGCCGGATGCCTACGACAAACTCCCCGGCCTGCTTTCGGGCGGGATGCGCCAGCGGGCCGCCATTGCGCGGGCCTTTGCCATTAACGCGCCGGTGCTTTTGATGGACGAGCCCTTCGGCGCACTGGACGCCATCACCCGCGCCCGGCTCCAGGACCTGTTGCTCCAGCTCTGGCAGCAGCGGCAGGACGAGCGCAAGACAGTCTTCTTCGTCACCCATGACGTGGAGGAGGCCATCCTGCTGGCCAACCGCATCGTGGTGCTGGGCGTCAATCCCGGCACCATCAAGGGCGTATTCGAGGTTGACCTGCCCCGTCCCCGCATCCGCCAGGAACTGTACCACAACCAGACCTTCCAGGCACTGCGGGACCGCCTGGTCACGGTGCTGTACGAAAACATCCTCTCCGAGCTGGATGCCGGTCAGATAGTCGCATCCCAGGGGGATGGGATATGA